DNA from Mesorhizobium sp. B2-1-1:
GCGGATGGTCGAGTTCGCAGTGCTGTTCCTTTCCGGCCTCGGCGTCTATTTCTACTTTGTCGGCTTCTTCAACTATTTCGCCTGGCAATATCCGCTGACGATCGCCGCCGCGTCGTTCCTTGCAGTGGTGCTGCTCGACGTCACCGATTGCTACCAGATCGTCTCACTCATGCGGCCGATCGCCAATTTTGGCCGTTTGCTGCTGGTCTGGGCCGGCACGTTCGCCCTCATGGCGCTGACGGCATTCGTGATGAAGATATCTGAAAACTATTCACGATTGCTGTTCGGCACTTGGTTCGCCGTCGGTTTCATTCTCATCTTCGGCCTGCGGCTGGTGATGTCGAAGCTGATCCGGCGCTGGGCGCGCGACGGCCACATGGAGCGGCGCGCCGTCATCGTCGGCGGCGGCAAGGCAGCGGAGGTCCTGATCCGCTCGGTCGAGAGGCAGCCCTACAACGACATCCGCATTTGCGGCATTTTCGACGATCGCAGCGACAAACGCTCGCCGCCTATCGTCGCCGGCTATCCTAAGCTCGGCACAATCTCGGAGCTGATCGAATTCGCCCGCATCGCCCGCATCGACATGCTGATCGTGTCGCTGCCGCTGACCGCCGAATCGCGCGTGCTGCAATTGCTGAAGAAACTGTGGGTGCTGCCGGTCGACATCCGGCTGTCGGCGCATTCGAACGCGCTGCAGTTTCGTCCACGCGCCTATTCCTACATCGGCTCGGTGCCGATGCTCGACATCTTCGACAAGCCGATCAACGACTGGGATTCGGTGGCCAAGCGCGCCTTCGACATCGTTTTCAGCCTGATCGGCATCGTCGTGTTCTCACCGGTGATGCTGGCGACCGCTATCGCCATCAAGCTCGACAGCAAGGGACCGGTGCTGTTTCGCCAGAAGCGGCATGGTTTCAACAATGAGGTGATCGAAGTCTACAAATTCCGCTCGATGTATGCCGACCGGTCGGACCCGACCGCCAGACAGACGGTCACCAAGAACGACCCGCGCGTCACCCGCGTCGGCCGCTTCATCCGCAAGACCTCGATCGACGAGCTGCCGCAGTTCTTCAATTCGCTCTTGGGTTCGCTGTCGCTGGTCGGCCCGCGGCCGCACGCGATTGCCGCGCAGTCGCACAACCTGCTCTACAACGAAGTGGTCGACGGCTATTTCGCGCGCCACAAGGTCAAGCCCGGCGTCACCGGCTGGGCGCAGATCAATGGCTGGCGCGGCGAGATGGACACCAACGAGAAGATCCGCATGCGGACGGAATACGACCTCTATTATATCGAGAACTGGTCGATGCTGTTCGACCTGCGGATCCTGTTCCTGACGCCGATCCGGCTGCTCAACACGGAAAACGCCTATTGAGCGCGGTCACCCATGACCTGCCGCGCGCGGCGGTCAATGCCAAGCTGATCGCACTGATTTCCTCGGGCGCGGTCGGGCTCGGCATCCTGCTTTCCGGCTTCGTTATCAGCGAGCCGGCTCCTTACGAAATCTACATGGCCGGCCTGATCGCCATCTGGGCGCTTTTCGGTTTGAGGATTTCGCGCGCGGCCGCGCCGCTGCTGGTGCTTCTGGTGACGATGAATATTGGCGGCATGATCGCCATGACGCAGATGTCAGACCTCGCCAACACGCCGCTCTACCTTGCAGTGTCGCTGTTTCTCGCCTTCAGCGCGGTCTTCTTCGCATCGGTCACCGCCACGCAGCCGAGCCTCTACCGGCTGATCTTCATTGCCTATGTCGTATCCGCGGTGATGACTTCGCTGCTCGGCATAGCAGGCTATTTCCATGCCTTCCCGGGCGCGGAGATGTTCACCAAATACGACCGCGCCGCAGGCGCCTTCCAGGACCCGAACGTGTTCGGGCCGTTCCTGGTTCTGCCCGGCATCTATCTGCTCTATCTGCTGCTGACCGGGCCGGTCTCGCGCATGCCGCTGCTGGCGGTGCCGCTGCTCATCATCACATCAGGCATCTTCTTCTCCTTCTCGCGCGGCGCCTGGGGCATGTTTGCCGTCTCTGCCGTTCTGCTTACCGGCTGCCTGTTCCTGCAGAGCAACAGCGGCATGTTCCGGCTGCGCGTGGTGGTGATGACCATCGCGGCATTGTCGCTGCTGACGATCGCCATGATCGTCATCCTGCAGCTGCCGGGCGTGGCGGAAATGTTCTCCAACCGTGCCCATCTCGAACAGAGCTACGACACCGCCCGCCTCGGCCGCTTCGCCCGCTATGCAATCGGCTTCCAAATGGCGATGGAGCACCCGTTCGGCATCGGGCCTCTGGTGTTCGGCACCATCTTCGGCGAGGACACCCACGACATCTGGCTGAAGATGCTGATGGATTATGGCTGGCTCGGCTTCGTATCGTTCCTGACGCTTGTCCTCTGGACGATATGTGCCGGATTCCGCATCCTGCTGCGCGACCGGCCATGGCAGCCCTATCTCCTGTGCGCCTATGTCGCCTTCATCGGCAATGTCGGGCTCGGCACCTTCATCGACATCGACCATTGGCGCCACGTCTATCTGCTGCTCGGATTGGTCTGGGGCGCGATCGCGCTGGAACACCGTCATCAGCGGCAATTACGGCTGGCGATGCCGAAAGCTTCACGTGACCGCGGAGCGCTATCGGCTCGATAGTCGCCGCCGCCGACAGGCAGCGCGCGCTGCCGCTGTCGCACGATCATGGCCGGCGAAATTCGACGCGATGACAGGCCCGATTATCGTTTTGCGGCATCGCTGTCGGCCGCGGCGCGAGACAGGAACATCTGCGTCGTCTCGGCGAGATGGCTCTTGAGCCAATCCGCCATCGCCTCCTCTTCGCGCAGATTCTGCTCAGACACACGCGCCACCTCGGCCTCCCCTTCGGCGTTGGCCGCGGCGATGAGCATCGTGTAGGAGGCAATCTCCATATGCTCGAAAGTATAGCTGGCGAGCGAGCCCTTCATCACCTCGTCGCCGGCAAACACGCCGCTGATCGACTGGGCCATGGCGGTGAGCTTGCCGCCTGCGTCTTTCATCGCGGAGGATCCCTCTCCGATCCGGTCAAGACAGCTTTTGAGGCGCGAGGCCTGCTGCCGCGTCTCGTCGAGATGCTGACGGATGCGGTCGCCGAGTTCCGGATAGCTTTCGAGGCGTGACAGTTGCCCGGAGAGCATCGTCTCGGCCTGCTCCTCCATGGCGTGAGCGTCTCTCAGCCACTGTATCAACCAGTCGCGCGATTGTGTCATGAAGCTCTCCCTTTGGGTTGCTCGCCCAAACCGCGAGCGGAGAGGATGGCTCCGCCCGGGCTATGGCAGGCTCGGCCAGAGGGCTGTCGACGCGCGGATTGGCCGCCGACGCGACGGTCACTTCTTGCTCTGGCCCGAGGCATCGGCCAATGCCGGGTTCACCAGCTTGCTGCGGATATCCCGCGCCATTCGCAGATGCTCAAGTACGGCCGGCAGGATATCCGAGGCGAAATGCTGGACATCCGGATCCTGGCCGGAGCCGATCTCCCATTCAAGGAGTTGCACAGTCTTCTGATGCTCGACAATCTGGCCGCTGATGTAAGCCAGATCGAATTCGACGCCTGTAAGCTTTTCCAGCCTGGTACGCATCTCCTCGTGCTCGGCATCCAGCCCAGGCGGAAGCGGCATCTTGGCCGCTTCGGCGAGCGACTTCAGCCTGTCGTTCGCCCTCTGGTGGTCGTCAACCATCCTGCGGGCAAAGTCTTTCACCGCGGCATTTTCGGATTTTCCGGCAAGCTCGCCGAAGCGGACCTCGGCCAGACCGCCAGCAGCGGTAAGCTGCGCGAACAGCCGGTCCTGATAGTTGGTTTGGTGAGGCATTGGCTTGCCGGGAGATTCCTTCATCGTGTCCGGCGCCATGCCAGCCGGATTGCCGAACTGGGCGAAGGCGGTGGCGGCAGGCAGAAGCGCAAGCCCCACGACAGTTGCGAGTAGACGCATGCGAACCTCCTCGGGAAGCTTTCTCAGAGCACGAGCAGATAGGCGACCAGCGCGTCCTTTTCCGATTGGTCGAGTTTGGTGCCCAGCACCAGATTGAAGAACTCGACCGTGTCGGCGAGCGTCATCAGGCGGCCGTCATGCAAATAGGGCGGCGTGTCCTTGATGCCGCGCAGCGTGAACGTCTTGATCGGACCGTCGGGAAGCTCGACCATGTCGTTGACGGTCTGTCCTGGCTTGTAGAAACGATCGAGCTTCAGATCGTGCATGTTGTTGTCCATGAAGGACGTCTGGGGATTGTGGCATTGGGAGCAGCGGCCCTTGCCCATGAACACCGCTTCCCCTTTCAA
Protein-coding regions in this window:
- a CDS encoding undecaprenyl-phosphate glucose phosphotransferase — its product is MNEIDPVHRFSAEAVRKLDTPTDGGMPGGMNDVARQVASQYRRDTMSPIMVSGVLRMVEFAVLFLSGLGVYFYFVGFFNYFAWQYPLTIAAASFLAVVLLDVTDCYQIVSLMRPIANFGRLLLVWAGTFALMALTAFVMKISENYSRLLFGTWFAVGFILIFGLRLVMSKLIRRWARDGHMERRAVIVGGGKAAEVLIRSVERQPYNDIRICGIFDDRSDKRSPPIVAGYPKLGTISELIEFARIARIDMLIVSLPLTAESRVLQLLKKLWVLPVDIRLSAHSNALQFRPRAYSYIGSVPMLDIFDKPINDWDSVAKRAFDIVFSLIGIVVFSPVMLATAIAIKLDSKGPVLFRQKRHGFNNEVIEVYKFRSMYADRSDPTARQTVTKNDPRVTRVGRFIRKTSIDELPQFFNSLLGSLSLVGPRPHAIAAQSHNLLYNEVVDGYFARHKVKPGVTGWAQINGWRGEMDTNEKIRMRTEYDLYYIENWSMLFDLRILFLTPIRLLNTENAY
- a CDS encoding O-antigen ligase family protein — protein: MSAVTHDLPRAAVNAKLIALISSGAVGLGILLSGFVISEPAPYEIYMAGLIAIWALFGLRISRAAAPLLVLLVTMNIGGMIAMTQMSDLANTPLYLAVSLFLAFSAVFFASVTATQPSLYRLIFIAYVVSAVMTSLLGIAGYFHAFPGAEMFTKYDRAAGAFQDPNVFGPFLVLPGIYLLYLLLTGPVSRMPLLAVPLLIITSGIFFSFSRGAWGMFAVSAVLLTGCLFLQSNSGMFRLRVVVMTIAALSLLTIAMIVILQLPGVAEMFSNRAHLEQSYDTARLGRFARYAIGFQMAMEHPFGIGPLVFGTIFGEDTHDIWLKMLMDYGWLGFVSFLTLVLWTICAGFRILLRDRPWQPYLLCAYVAFIGNVGLGTFIDIDHWRHVYLLLGLVWGAIALEHRHQRQLRLAMPKASRDRGALSAR
- a CDS encoding ferritin-like domain-containing protein, giving the protein MTQSRDWLIQWLRDAHAMEEQAETMLSGQLSRLESYPELGDRIRQHLDETRQQASRLKSCLDRIGEGSSAMKDAGGKLTAMAQSISGVFAGDEVMKGSLASYTFEHMEIASYTMLIAAANAEGEAEVARVSEQNLREEEAMADWLKSHLAETTQMFLSRAAADSDAAKR
- a CDS encoding DUF4142 domain-containing protein, encoding MRLLATVVGLALLPAATAFAQFGNPAGMAPDTMKESPGKPMPHQTNYQDRLFAQLTAAGGLAEVRFGELAGKSENAAVKDFARRMVDDHQRANDRLKSLAEAAKMPLPPGLDAEHEEMRTRLEKLTGVEFDLAYISGQIVEHQKTVQLLEWEIGSGQDPDVQHFASDILPAVLEHLRMARDIRSKLVNPALADASGQSKK